In Panacibacter ginsenosidivorans, the following proteins share a genomic window:
- a CDS encoding putative LPS assembly protein LptD: MLLTAITFITDAKYKSPEPFFKLLTACTDTTIKNDTVIKTAKDTSIHNTGDSATLKDTSGTIITVDTLNYSKDSIDAPIDYSAEDSGVLIIKDKKFMLYGKAKAKHADIALDANTIIYDQATQVITAYGGTDTSLGALNKPKLVQGETESTSDTIAFNMKNQRGLTKNTYLKEGEMFVAAQRFKKISKDEGFGYRTTFTTCNLDTPHFDFRAKKIKIINNKIAVSGPAYPEFEGVPMPIAIPFGIFPLNRGRHSGLLPPQFASSQDFGLGLEGLGYYKVLSDNYDVTIRGNIYSYGGWSVNITPDYYKRYKYKGNLNLAIQKTKILNSSPSSKEEFTTSNSFFITWTHSRDPKARPGTSFSASVRAGSTKYNQYVTNNSYTNFQNQLSSSITWSKNWSQGKYNLSVSANHDQNNNLGLVNLRIPTVNFSATTLYPLQPKDFVGIPKWYQKLGVSYTGTVLNQMSFYDSAFSFNKLLDTAQWGVEHRIPISLTLPPLGPFTVSPSISYSERWYGQILNKRWDDKTDSLITTIQRGFYTAREVSFGISANTRIFGTFNFPKSKGIKAIRHEVKPFISMSYKPDLVSQYYKTVQIDSSGENFSTYSVLQGGVLGTYSQGKFGGLSFGIDNLLEMKVKDKKDTSASATKKIRLIDGLGVTGGYNLIADSLNWSPFSFSLRSTLFDKINITGSASMDPYGVDTFGRRVNRLLWKEGKIGRLTNGSLAISTSLKSKSKDGKTDKERIPVDETLTPDEQLQQLEYVRNNPSEFVDFDIPWNVSLSFSLSFYRTLSPNLKDYVTSISSNLSVNGDFSLTPKWKIGGNTYFDFKTAKIQQLSMFITREMHCWQLAINVTPVGLYRSFNITLNPKSGILRDLRINRSRFFYSQ; the protein is encoded by the coding sequence TTGCTGCTAACTGCAATAACGTTTATTACAGATGCTAAGTACAAATCTCCCGAACCTTTTTTCAAATTATTAACAGCCTGTACTGATACAACTATAAAAAATGATACTGTTATAAAGACTGCGAAAGATACAAGTATACACAATACAGGCGACAGTGCGACACTAAAAGATACTTCCGGTACAATAATAACAGTTGATACACTTAACTATTCAAAAGATTCCATTGATGCTCCAATAGATTATAGTGCAGAAGATTCCGGTGTGCTTATTATTAAAGACAAAAAATTTATGTTGTATGGCAAGGCCAAAGCAAAACATGCTGATATTGCCCTTGATGCAAATACCATTATTTACGACCAGGCCACACAGGTAATAACAGCTTATGGCGGAACAGATACTTCACTTGGCGCTTTAAATAAACCCAAACTTGTACAGGGTGAAACTGAATCGACGAGTGATACCATTGCTTTCAACATGAAGAACCAACGCGGTCTTACAAAAAACACCTACCTCAAAGAAGGCGAAATGTTTGTGGCGGCACAACGGTTTAAGAAAATAAGCAAGGATGAAGGTTTTGGTTACCGTACTACTTTTACTACCTGCAATCTTGATACACCACACTTCGATTTCAGGGCAAAGAAAATAAAGATCATCAATAATAAAATTGCTGTTTCGGGACCAGCCTATCCTGAGTTTGAAGGTGTGCCCATGCCCATAGCTATTCCTTTTGGTATTTTCCCATTAAACAGGGGAAGGCATTCAGGCCTGCTGCCACCACAGTTCGCATCAAGTCAGGATTTTGGCTTGGGCCTTGAAGGACTTGGTTACTACAAAGTACTTAGCGATAATTATGATGTTACCATACGTGGCAATATTTATTCTTATGGTGGCTGGAGTGTGAACATAACCCCGGATTATTATAAGCGCTATAAATATAAAGGCAACCTGAATCTTGCTATACAAAAGACCAAAATTTTAAATAGTTCTCCTTCTTCCAAAGAAGAGTTTACCACATCAAACAGTTTTTTTATAACGTGGACGCATTCCCGGGACCCTAAAGCAAGACCGGGAACTTCTTTTAGTGCCAGCGTAAGGGCGGGCAGTACCAAGTATAATCAGTATGTAACCAATAATAGTTATACTAATTTTCAGAACCAGTTAAGTTCATCTATCACATGGTCAAAAAACTGGAGCCAGGGAAAATATAATTTGAGTGTTTCAGCCAACCACGATCAGAATAATAATCTTGGTCTTGTAAACCTGCGCATACCTACCGTAAACTTTAGTGCTACCACTTTATATCCATTACAGCCTAAAGATTTTGTGGGCATACCTAAATGGTACCAGAAACTTGGTGTTTCTTACACTGGTACGGTGCTTAATCAAATGTCGTTTTATGATTCGGCTTTTAGTTTTAATAAACTCTTAGATACCGCACAATGGGGCGTGGAGCACAGGATCCCGATCTCGCTAACGCTACCTCCTTTAGGGCCCTTTACAGTAAGCCCAAGTATTTCCTATTCAGAAAGATGGTATGGGCAAATCTTGAATAAACGATGGGATGATAAAACAGATTCATTAATTACAACAATACAGCGCGGCTTTTATACAGCAAGAGAAGTGAGTTTCGGCATTTCTGCAAACACAAGGATCTTTGGAACATTCAACTTTCCCAAGTCTAAAGGAATAAAAGCTATACGCCACGAAGTAAAGCCTTTCATTTCTATGAGCTACAAGCCAGACCTGGTAAGCCAATATTATAAAACGGTTCAGATTGATTCCAGTGGTGAAAACTTTAGTACATATTCGGTGCTGCAGGGCGGTGTGCTGGGCACCTACAGTCAGGGCAAGTTTGGAGGTTTAAGTTTTGGTATTGATAACCTGCTTGAGATGAAAGTAAAAGACAAAAAAGATACATCTGCAAGCGCTACAAAAAAGATAAGGCTTATAGATGGATTGGGCGTTACAGGGGGCTATAATCTCATTGCAGATTCACTGAACTGGAGCCCTTTTAGTTTTAGCCTGCGCAGTACATTGTTTGATAAAATAAATATTACCGGCAGTGCATCAATGGACCCTTACGGCGTTGATACTTTTGGCCGCCGTGTAAATCGTTTATTATGGAAAGAAGGAAAGATAGGGCGCCTTACAAATGGAAGCCTTGCTATTTCCACTTCGCTAAAAAGTAAATCAAAAGACGGAAAGACAGATAAGGAGCGCATTCCTGTTGATGAGACACTTACACCCGATGAGCAATTGCAGCAGTTAGAATATGTGCGCAATAACCCTTCAGAGTTTGTGGATTTTGATATTCCATGGAATGTGTCACTCTCCTTTTCGTTAAGTTTTTACAGAACACTTTCACCTAACTTAAAAGATTATGTTACTTCTATCAGCAGTAATTTAAGTGTTAATGGAGACTTTAGTTTAACACCTAAATGGAAGATCGGGGGCAATACTTATTTCGATTTTAAAACAGCAAAGATACAGCAGCTTTCCATGTTCATTACAAGAGAAATGCATTGCTGGCAATTGGCTATAAACGTTACACCTGTTGGTTTATACCG